A region from the Halichondria panicea chromosome 11, odHalPani1.1, whole genome shotgun sequence genome encodes:
- the LOC135343532 gene encoding rab-like protein 2A, which produces MAEVVAPSKIVVSSSKSSSRVLKVTAEEPSTDSKDSTSIKVICLGDSAVGKSKLIERFLEDQYKPQRQSTFALTLYKYETKVKGQKVLVDFWDTAGQERFNSMHSSYYHQAHACVLVFDTTRKVTYKNLGHWYEELRQHRPDIPCILVGNKIDVDYQVTKRSFKFARANHLPFFFVSASDGTNVVKVFRESIKAALLYKDSSTDFLDEVMRELEAMDDLSSVQPVLTKEESAINEHSEPSSSIDT; this is translated from the exons ATGGCTGAAGTAGTTGCACCTTCCAAGATAGTGGTTAGTAGCTCTAAGAGCAGCAGCCGTGTGTTGAAGGTGACCGCTGAGGAGCCTTCTACTGACAGCAAAGACTCTACTTCCATCAAAGTCATCTGTTTAGGAGACAGTGCTGTAGGGAAATCAAA GCTGATTGAGAGATTTCTAGAAGATCAATA TAAGCCTCAGCGACAGTCAACGTTTGCATTGACTCTGTACAAGTACGAGACCAAGGTCAAGGGTCAAAAAGTCTTAGTAG ATTTCTGGGACACTGCTGGACAGGAGCGCTTCAATAGCATGCATTCCTCCTACTATCATCAAGCTCACGCCTGTGTACTG GTGTTTGACACGACGCGTAAGGTTACATACAAGAATCTCGGTCATTGGTATGAAGAGTTGAGACAGCACAGACCAGACATTCCCTGTATACTAGTGGGCAACAAGATAGACG TCGATTATCAGGTGACGAAGCGAAGCTTCAAATTTGCTCGAGCCAATCACCTTCCTTTTTTCTTTGTGTCTGCTTCAGATGGCACCAATGTTGTCAAG GTATTCAGGGAATCCATAAAAGCCGCCCTTCTCTACAAGGACAGCTCGACAGACTTTCTCGATGAAGTGATGCGAGAGTTGGAG GCAATGGATGACTTGTCATCTGTGCAACCAGTTCTCACGAAAGAAGAGTCAGCTATAAACGAACATTCTGAACCCTCATCGTCCATTGATACATGA
- the LOC135343539 gene encoding SEC14-like protein 4: protein MSGHVGDLSPSQETALAAFRAAVADIPNKPEENDYFYLRWLRARKFDPNKALEMFRNHMSVRQEYGLDTILDDYHAPEVFQYNPGGFFGEDRDGHPMWYDRIGRMDLRGWHRSVHREDVIKTKLFQLERRAMLCKEFSERKGRRIDTVTLVLDFEGLTFNKAVYWPGLELVRLVIKVTEANSPETVKTTFIVRAPSIFPLLFNIVKPMMNERTRQKIKVLGSNWREELQKYVAPEQLPQDFGGTRCEPDPECTDHIRPGGDIPERYYLSNLTIHNKEDMSSVLVASRRRHVVELEVTAIGSILKWEFLTDNYDIGFGITLDGDEVTPVDRKECHIFPDSGAHVCEQTGTYCLVFDNSFSWTRSKQLYYSVEVVPPSPN from the exons ATGAGTGGGCATGTGGGGGACTTGTCGCCATCACAGGAAACTGCTCTAGCTGCGTTCAGAGCAGCAGTGGCTGACATACCTAACAAACCAGAGGAGAATGATTACTTCTATCTGAGATGGCTGAGGGCTAGAAAGTTTGACCCCAATAAAGCATTGGAAATGTTCAGaaat CACATGTCAGTAAGACAGGAGTATGGATTGGACACTATCCTCGATGACTACCATGCTCCAGAAGTGTTCCAATACAATCCAGGGGGGTTCTTTGGGGAGGACAGGGACGGGCATCCCATGTGGTACGATAGAATTGGAAGGATGGATTTACGAG GATGGCATCGCTCTGTACATAGAGAGGATGTCATTAAAACAAAGTTGTTCCAGTTGGAAAGAAGAGCAATGCTGTGCAAAGAATTCTCAGAGAGA aaAGGACGGCGTATTGACACTGTCACACTGGTGCTGGACTTTGAGGGTCTCACCTTCAACAAGGCAGTGTATTGGCCAGGCCTGGAGCTAGTCAGACTG GTAATAAAGGTGACTGAGGCCAACTCTCCAGAGACAGTCAAAACTACATTCATTGTTAGAG CACCTTCTATTTTCCCACTTCTCTTTAATATTGTCAAGCCAATGATGAATGAGAGAACTAGACAGAAAATTAAAGTTCTTGGAA GCAACTGGCGTGAGGAGCTACAGAAGTACGTTGCTCCAGAACAGCTGCCCCAGGACTTTGGTGGCACACGCTGTGAACCAGATCCTGAGTGCACTGATCAT ATACGCCCCGGCGGAGACATCCCTGAGCGCTATTACTTAAGCAACCTCACTATCCACAACAAGGAGGACATGAGTAGTGTGCTCGTTGCTAGTAGGCGTAGGCATGTCGTCGAGTTGGAAGTAACTGCCATAGGGAGCATTCTAAAGTGGGAGTTTCTgacagataattatgatatcgGATTCGGGATTACATTGGATGGAGATGAAGTG ACCCCTGTGGACCGGAAAGAATGTCACATCTTTCCTGACAGTGGAGCCCACGTATGTGAGCAAACAGGCACAT ATTGTCTAGTGTTTGACAACTCCTTCAGTTGGACCAGATCCAAGCAACTCTACTACTCCGTCGAAGTGGTACCTCCATCGCCAAACTAG
- the LOC135343528 gene encoding ETS translocation variant 4-like codes for MEQDRLQDTMLSRSIEMVDGAGCSPPTNADNWWDHPYTAQTTSQQFVAVSSSYNFTESVIQNPTTTYSSLSYQWPEGRYTPYSVASSVAISSQSYPPPQQALSYSAGRTLSAPSQGFAMAISPQGFSTSPPPYPYSNFLNSAPTRVQSSFYQSNDRALMDESPVSSPESLDFFQTDSKNRVAVPMVDQLCLPPPTKMAEIPKFSITNGFTTVPYPAASQSMQVDSGTTRKQVRMPQRKGGIQLWQFLYALLSDKSRSKLIEWTSNGGSKEFRMLEPESIAVWWGTIKSKPTMTYDKFSRSLRYYYHKGILKKIQGERYMYQFLVDPEDMYRHIGASDKRPELKTMPKEAKMVMGIFQKQSVETTVSRAPIVTKPPEGLRESSNLKTEFKSSLKLESIGLDCNNSNNTLITNTNDDIRLPFSLSPQLPILIPAVAW; via the exons ATGGAACAAGACAGACTCCAG GACACAATGCTTTCCAGGTCAATTGAGATGGTTGATGGAGCCGGCTGCAGCCCCCCTACTAATGCAGACAACTGGTGGGATCATCCGTACACTGCACAGACTACCAGCCAGCAATTTGTTGCCGTATCTTCCTCATACAATTTTACAGAGTCCGTGATTCAAAACCCAACCACAACCTACTCCTCCTTATCTTACCAATGGCCTGAGGGGAGATATACTCCATACTCTGTAGCAAGCAGCGTTGCCATTAGCAGTCAATCCTATCCACCACCCCAGCAAGCTTTGAGCTACTCAGCTGGTCGTACACTGAGTGCTCCCTCACAAGGGTTCGCCATGGCAATAAGCCCGCAAGGATTCTCCACTAGCCCTCCTCCGTACCCTTACAGCAACTTCTTGAATAGTGCACCTACACGTGTTCAAAGCAGCTTCTACCAATCGAATGACCGTGCATTAATGGACGAGAGTCCTGTTTCTTCACCCGAATCACTCGATTTCTTTCAAACAGATAGTAAGAACAGAGTAGCTGTCCCTATGGTTGATCAGCTCTGCCTACCTCCACCCACGAAAATGGCTGAGATACCTAAGTTCTCGATCACCAATGGTTTCACTACAGTACCGTATCCCGCTGCCAGTCAGAGCATGCAAGTGGATTCCGGAACGACCAGAAAACAAGTCCGAATGCCTCAAC GAAAGGGAGGTATTCAACTCTGGCAATTTTTGTACGCCCTTCTCTCCGACAAGAGCCGCTCAAAGCTCATTGAATGGACGTCAAACGGAGGATCTAAAGAATTCAGAATGCTGGAGCCTGAGTCGATTGCCGTTTGGTGGGGAACAATCAAGAGCAAGCCAACCATGACATACGACAAATTCAGTCGCTCCCTTCGCTATTATTACCACAAAGGCATTCTCAAGAAGATCCAGGgggagaggtacatgtatcagtTCCTTGTCGACCCGGAGGACATGTACAGACACATTGGCGCCTCAGACAAGAGGCCTGAGCTCAAGACCATGCCCAAGGAAGCTAAAATGGTGATGGGAATCTTTCAGAAGCAAAGCGTTGAAACGACGGTAAGCAGGGCGCCCATAGTAACCAAACCCCCTGAGGGACTGCGAGAGTCATCAAATCTGAAAACCGAATTCAAATCATCACTCAAACTGGAAAGCATTGGATTGGACTGTAACAATTCAAACAATACACTTATAACGAACACTAATGATGATATTAGACTCCCATTTTCTCTGTCACCACAACTACCCATACTAATACCAGCTGTTGCATGGTGA
- the LOC135343536 gene encoding uncharacterized protein LOC135343536, protein MACETTSPTNSCSLLGSNKDFTHSLLAFEGSFSSTRPLDELPNIIPSTGELQLSAALDTASPPPIFEASTHIIPTPPPQTCILSPSSLSHYSPASSNASEYIKCYSVEPTPISSPEGSSCPDDLFILSTCSNSNQSLSLCSPARGSITEHLQEGHAINMQLGELEEQNNGDINIQNVFVAETEDAQPLQKQEDATTMHTSSVELKEARPSSPIKAKQDTLPRNIKLPQRKGGMQLWQFLYALLGNSASSKYGKLIEWTANRNSREFRLLEPEAIAIWWGEHKSKKNMSYDKLSRSLRYYYDKGIIRKIPGERYVYQFCIDPEVMYKHIGNSDCRPKLKPMPLNARRATTDYQLRHGYNPSMLHHKDSIFLPPGHLMIPPNGLPGSYSLSGSEMPFPPPEYSSLSTYSPSYYENAAYAPLGMDMYATAPVTPPAGLEYTTDDIKPHLSLRSHHYLYAQESDGYAPSPMHSGVFLPNMMGPPPLQSITPPHPPSEGNSPQMSSYPQHPQLLDELIEPAGNCEQLSHPPIIYSPCSDGPYVSGTEMESASQWTFN, encoded by the exons ATGGCCTGTGAAACCACCTCTCCTACTAATTCCTGCAGTCTCCTTGGTAGCAACAAG GACTTCACTCATTCTCTGCTAGCCTTTGAGGGCAGTTTCAGCTCCACCCGTCCACTAGACGAGCTACCAAACATCATCCCCTCAACTGGAGAATTACAACTATCTGCAGCCCTTGACACTGCAAGCCCTCCTCCCATCTTTGAAGCTAGCACCCATATAATccccacaccccctccccagaCCTGCATCTTGTCTCCTAGCTCACTCTCGCATTACTCTCCAGCTAGCTCGAATGCCAGTGAATACATAAAATGCTACTCTGTGGAACCAACTCCAATTTCATCTCCTGAAGGATCTAGTTGCCCTGATGACCTCTTTATTCTTTCTACTTGCTCTAACTCTAACCAATCTCTCTCCCTTTGCTCACCAGCTCGTGGTTCGATTACTGAGCACTTGCAAGAAGGTCATGCTATTAATATGCAGCTAGGAGAACTGGAGGAGCAAAATAATGGGGATATAAATATCCAAAATGTGTTTGTGGCTGAAACTGAAGATGCTCAACCATTGCAGAAGCAAGAAGATGCCACCACAATGCATACAAGCAGTGTTGAATTGAAAGAAGCCCGTCCAAGCTCTCCTATTAAGGCCAAGCAGGACACTCTACCGAGGAACATCAAACTACCGCAGA GAAAAGGTGGTATGCAGTTATGGCAATTTCTGTACGCTCTACTCGGCAACTCAGCTTCCAGCAAGTATGGAAAACTGATCGAATGGACTGCAAATCGAAACTCAAGAGAATTTAGACTCCTAGAGCCTGAGGCTATTGCAATTTGGTGGGGAGAACACAAGAGCAAGAAAAACATGAGCTACGATAAACTCAGTCGCTCTCTTCGTTACTACTACGACAAAGGAATTATTCGCAAGATCCCTGGGGAACGGTATGTGTACCAGTTTTGCATTGACCCTGAGGTCATGTACAAGCATATCGGCAACTCTGACTGTCGACCGAAACTAAAGCCAATGCCACTGAATGCTCGCAGAGCTACTACCGACTACCAACTTCGCCACGGTTACAACCCCTCTATGCTACACCACAAAGACTCAATCTTTCTCCCACCTGGTCATCTTATGATACCACCGAATGGGCTCCCAGGCTCGTACTCTCTCAGTGGATCAGAGATGCCATTTCCACCTCCTGAGTATTCATCCCTCTCTACCTACTCACCAAGTTACTACGAGAACGCTGCCTATGCTCCACTAGGCATGGACATGTACGCTACAGCTCCCGTCACACCTCCAGCTGGATTAGAATACACCACGGATGACATCAAACCGCATCTATCGTTACGTTCACACCACTATCTGTATGCACAAGAATCCGACGGATATGCTCCATCACCGATGCATTCTGGAGTTTTTCTACCTAATATGATGGGACCACCTCCCCTCCAGTCCATCAccccaccacacccacctagcGAGGGGAACAGTCCACAGATGTCCTCGTACCCCCAACACCCTCAGCTATTGGACGAGCTTATCGAACCAGCTGGAAACTGCGAGCAGCTGTCGCATCCACCCATCATTTATTCTCCATGCAGCGACGGGCCGTATGTTAGTGGAACAGAGATGGAGAGTGCTTCTCAGTGGACCTTTAATTAA
- the LOC135343527 gene encoding aspartate--tRNA ligase, cytoplasmic-like, with protein MADQAEVVPLDAEGKPLSKKAIKKQQKDAEKSKKKAETAARLESEAAARDKDDVSKDCYGDSPIIKSTEKTDRKWTHIRELVTAKVGQKFLIRARVHNRRGAGKLCFIVLRQQYHTVQAVVAVSETVSKQMTKFATDLNLESVLDLEGELTAAPEPITGCSQQDVELKVTKLFCLSKAMPQLPLQIEDAMRPEHLEDGPQGRVNQDTRLDNRIIDLRTTANQAIFRVEAAVCRLFREYLTAQNFVEIHTPKIISAASEGGANVFEVTYFKGQAYLAQSPQLYKQMALCADFDRVFTIGAVFRAEDSNTHRHLCEFVGMDIEMCFYEHYHEVLDVIGGMFVNMFKGLQEQCAEQITTVHKQYPAEPFKFLEPSLVLNYSEGVAMLRANGVEMGDEDDLTTPNEKLLGKLVKEKYDTDFYMLDKYPLAVRPFYTMPDPNDPKSSNSYDMFMRGEEILSGAQRIHDPDLLTERALHHNLDLQQIKAYIDSFRYGAYPHGGGGIGMERVCMLYLGLNNIRKTSMFPRDPKRLTP; from the exons ATGGCTGACCAAGCTGAAGTAGTACCATTGGA TGCTGAAGGCAAACCTCTCTCCAAGAAAGCAATCAAGAAGCAGCAAAAAGATGCTGAAAAGAGCAAAAAAAAGGCTGAAACAGCAGCCCGGCTA GAAAGCGAGGCTGCTGCAAGGGACAAGGAT GACGTGTCCAAAGATTGCTATGGAGACAGTCCCATTATCAAGTCAACTGAGAAAACCG ATCGCAAATGGACGCATATTCGTGAATTAGTGACAGCAAAGGTCGGTCAAAAGTTCCTAATCCGAGCTAGAGTGCACAATCGCCGTGGAgcag ggaagTTGTGCTTCATAGTGCTTAGACAGCAGTACCACACTGTGCAGGCCGTGGTTGCCGTTAGCGAAACTGTGAGCAAACAGATGACCAAGTTTGCAACCGA TCTGAACTTGGAGTCGGTGTTGGACTTGGAGGGGGAATTGACAGCTGCCCCTGAACCAATCACAGGCTGCAGTCAGCAAGATGTCGAGCTCAAGGTTACCAAG ctcttcTGTCTGAGCAAAGCCATGCCGCAGTTGCCTCTACAGATCGAGGACGCTATGAGACCTGAGCATTTG GAGGATGGTCCGCAAGGTCGTGTCAATCAAGACACCAGGCTCGACAACAGGATCATCGATCTACGA ACCACGGCCAATCAGGCCATCTTCCGTGTGGAGGCAGCCGTGTGTCGACTGTTTAGAGAGTATCTGACTGCCCAGAACTTTGTTGAGATTCATACGCCTAAGATCATATCAG CTGCAAGTGAAGGAGGTGCAAACGTGTTTGAAGTCACCTATTTCAAGG GCCAGGCCTACCTTGCTCAGTCACCACAGCTGTATAAGCAGATGGCACTCTGCGCTGACTTCGACCGAGTCTTCACTATCGGAGCAG TGTTTCGTGCTGAGGATTCCAACACTCATCGACATTTGTGCGAGTTTGTTGGCATGGATATTGAGATGTGTTTCTACGAGCATTACCATGAG GTGCTTGATGTCATTGGAGGGATGTTTGTGAACATGTTCAAGGGACTGCAAGAACA ATGTGCTGAGCAGATAACCACTGTACACAAGCAATATCCGGCAGAACCTTTCAAGTTTCTAGAGCCATC GCTCGTCCTCAATTATTCAGAGGGTGTGGCTATGCTGCGAGCCAACGGAGTGGAGATGGGGGACGAGGACGATCTGAC TACACCAAACGAGAAGTTGCTGGGGAAACTAGTGAAAGAAAAG TATGACACTGACTTCTACATGCTGGACAAGTACCCTCTGGCAGTGCGTCCGTTCTACACAATGCCTGACCCCAATGACCCC AAATCCTCCAACTCGTACGATATGTTTATGAGAGGTGAGGAGATTCTCTCCGGTGCTCAGAGGATTCACGACCCAGACCTTCTCACGGAAAGAGCTCTTCACCACAATCTTG ACCTGCAACAGATCAAGGCGTATATCGACTCCTTCCGTTATGGAGCCTATCCCCACGGCGGCGGTGGAATAG GCATGGAACGAGTGTGTATGTTGTATCTGGGACTCAACAACATCCGAAAGACGTCCATGTTTCCAAGGGACCCCAAGAGGCTCACCCCCTGA
- the LOC135343530 gene encoding transcription factor atf-2-like: protein MDAAKSQSNQKPSATTTSSGEYNSAMDHMSSSVALRSINTPASLYLANEMSPDSVMSELNMYRPTTTSLPLWNGTSTVAQGMNYSIIATPGATNGSNGSNGTHAEQDSVTSNGTKPGSSSSSYDIFQGGSGDDTAAFQLSPKASYDCSNISNHESHSSDDLDADEEHGSLPKRKKRTPVPDERKDAKYWARRRKNNDAAKRSRDMRRKKLDVEIKSARDAITENQKLKQEIDVLKAEINSLRRLLKDANTTLSLWIRARQAAEPNVQVPPMLRGSNSLFVNFPVSTST from the exons ATGGATGCAGCAAAGTCTCAAAGCAACCAAAAGCCCTCAGCAACTACAACTTCCAGTGGAGAATACAACAGTGCAATGGACCATATGAGCAGCTCAGTGGCTCTAAGAAGCATTAACACTCCAGCTTCTCTCTACCTGGCTAATGAGATGTCTCCAGATTCAGTTATGTCAGAGCTCAATATGTACA GGCCGACCACCACATCCCTACCGCTCTGGAACGGTACCTCAACTGTGGCTCAGGGGATGAACTATTCCATCATTGCTACTCCTGGAGCTACCAATGGCAGTAATGGCAGCAATGGCACTCATGCAGAACAAGACTCTGTAACATCCAACGGGACTAAAC CTGGTAGCTCAAGCAGCTCCTATGACATCTTCCAGGGAGGCAGTGGGGACGATACTGCAGCGTTCCAGCTCTCTCCCAAGGCCTCCTATGATTGTAGTAACATCAGTAACCACGAGAGTCACAGCAGTGATGACCTAGACGCTGATGAAGAGCATGGCTCACTTCCAAAGAGAAAAAAA AGAACTCCTGTACCAGATGAGAGAAAAGATGCAAAGTATTGGGCAAGGAGAagaaagaataatgatgcagctAAGAGATCTAGGGACATGAGGAGAAAGAAACTCGATGTGGAGATAAAATCTGCACGAGACGCTATCACAGAGAACCAAAAACTTAAGCAAGAGATTGAT GTGCTAAAGGCTGAGATTAACAGCCTGAGGAGATTATTGAAAGATGCTAACACAACTCTCTCACTGTGGATAAGAGCTAGACAAGCAGCAGAACCCAACGTGCAAGTACCACCAATGCTTAGAGGCTCAAATAGTTTATTCGTTAACTTTCCAGTAAGTACATCCACTTAG
- the LOC135343529 gene encoding uncharacterized protein LOC135343529: MDALNGTERQVSTNSMTALTVQEGSPIITTVIPIREEFRCRRAWFFYHDIRALVTSWMPLPVFLAWKLLMTGYIFVWLILHIVARKEFEVRWLIYMTNLAYLLLTIGTTAITLLTIWYTLIHYEFPDKLKSYMPRLKGTTQEIYSQDNLPWFAKICWALYLISTSLVPLIVAGYWILIYKPCPSLTGNNSANLTVNNPTMIVNTSNETSATPSTGGLGNIGGCSEPDVYTIHVHGINLVIFALDIIFSRVPFQFMHFFYPIFFMVPYVLFTVIYWGAGGLNPVDNLRYIYDTINYGDNKTAPLYAICLMFSPIPMYFLLFLAVWLRDVISTYISCCFRDMTPADEIKVPDDITVENGTEQEPESTKL; encoded by the exons ATGGATGCTTTAAATGGGACTGAGAGACAAGTTTCCACTAACTCAATGACAGCACTGACTGTCCAGGAGGGCAGTCCTATCATCACCACGGTAATCCCGATTCGTGAAGAATTTCGCTGTCGAAGAGCTTGGTTCTTTTACCACGACATTCGGGCTTTAGTGACCTcg tggatgCCCCTCCCTGTGTTCTTAGCCTGGAAACTCTTGATGACTGGATACATCTTTGTCTGGCTAATATTGCACATAGTCGCAAGAAAGGAGTTTGAAGTCCGCTGGCTCATCTATATGACTAACCTAGCCTATCTCCTACTAACAATTGGAACAACAGCCATTACCTTACTCACTATCTGGTATACACTCATCCACTATGAATTTCCTGACAAGCTCAAATCGTATATGCCACGTCTGAAAGGCACCACTCAAGAAATTTACAGTCAAGACAACCTTCCATGGTTTGCAAAGATCTGTTGGGCCCTCTATCTTATCAGTACATCACTGGTGCCTCTGATCGTTGCTGGATACTGGATCCTCATCTATAAACCTTGCCCTTCTTTGACTGGAAATAACAGTGCCAATTTGACGGTGAATAATCCGACTATGATTGTCAACACGAGTAACGAGACGTCTGCGACACCCTCCACGGGCGGTCTTGGAAATATCGGAGGCTGTTCCGAACCCGACGTGTACACAATTCATGTACACGGCATCAATCTCGTAATCTTCGCCCTCGACATTATTTTCAGTCGCGTTCCGTTCCAGTTTATGCATTTCTTCTATCCCATTTTCTTCATGGTACCCTATGTATTATTCACGGTCATTTACTGGGGAGCTGGTGGCCTGAATCCTGTCGATAATCTGAGATATATATACGATACCATAAACTATGGAGACAACAAGACAGCTCCTCTCTACGCAATTTGTCTGATGTTTTCGCCTATTCCCATGTATTTTCTGCTCTTTCTGGCTGTCTGGCTAAGAGATGTTATCAGTACATACATCTCCTGTTGCTTTAGAGATATGACCCCTGCAGATGAAATAAAAGTCCCTGATGACATCACGGTTGAAAATGGAACAGAACAAGAACCCGAATCCACAAAACTGTAG